A section of the Mycobacterium sp. 3519A genome encodes:
- a CDS encoding substrate-binding domain-containing protein gives MFGKAKKSTLTVGTVLMAGSLVLGLTACGGSGSDSVKVGLITKTDSNPYFVKLREAAQAQADKDGAQLIAVAGAFDGDNEGQVTAIENMIGQGVKGILITPNSSTGVLDAIKKARDAGVVVIALDTATDPEDAVDATFATDNKAAGVAQGKWVKAALGNTPPQVVMLDGTPGGTVDTFRHDGFLEGFGLTENSPEIVGRENTNGDQTKAQTAMENLLQRAPGVNALYTINEPAAAGAYQAIQSANKAGQVTIGSIDGSCTGVADVKAGKIGATVMQFPAKMAELGVQAVVKFAKDGTKPSGFNDTGSQLITDKPVAGLESKDSAWGAQNCWG, from the coding sequence ATGTTCGGAAAGGCCAAGAAGAGCACGCTCACGGTCGGGACTGTCCTGATGGCAGGCTCGCTGGTTCTCGGTCTGACCGCCTGCGGCGGGTCGGGTTCGGACAGCGTCAAGGTTGGCCTGATCACCAAGACGGATTCGAATCCGTACTTCGTGAAATTGCGTGAGGCTGCGCAGGCGCAAGCCGACAAAGACGGTGCCCAGCTGATCGCGGTCGCCGGCGCGTTCGACGGTGACAACGAAGGCCAGGTCACGGCCATCGAGAACATGATCGGCCAGGGTGTAAAGGGCATCCTGATCACCCCGAACTCCTCCACTGGCGTGCTCGACGCGATCAAGAAGGCGCGCGACGCGGGCGTCGTCGTGATCGCACTCGACACCGCAACCGACCCCGAGGACGCCGTCGACGCCACGTTCGCCACCGACAACAAGGCCGCGGGCGTGGCCCAGGGCAAGTGGGTCAAGGCGGCGCTGGGCAACACCCCGCCTCAGGTCGTGATGCTCGACGGCACGCCGGGCGGCACCGTCGACACCTTCCGCCACGACGGGTTCCTCGAGGGCTTCGGTCTCACCGAGAACTCGCCGGAGATCGTGGGGCGGGAGAACACCAACGGCGACCAGACCAAGGCGCAGACCGCGATGGAGAACCTGCTGCAACGCGCCCCGGGCGTCAACGCGCTCTACACGATCAACGAACCGGCCGCCGCCGGTGCCTACCAGGCGATCCAGTCCGCCAACAAGGCCGGTCAGGTCACCATCGGGTCGATCGACGGCAGCTGCACCGGGGTCGCCGACGTCAAGGCCGGCAAGATCGGGGCGACGGTGATGCAGTTCCCGGCCAAGATGGCCGAACTCGGCGTGCAGGCGGTGGTCAAGTTCGCCAAGGACGGCACCAAACCCAGCGGGTTCAACGACACCGGTTCGCAGCTCATCACGGACAAGCCCGTTGCCGGCCTGGAGTCCAAGGACAGCGCCTGGGGCGCACAGAACTGCTGGGGCTGA